One window of the Populus nigra chromosome 4, ddPopNigr1.1, whole genome shotgun sequence genome contains the following:
- the LOC133691644 gene encoding uncharacterized protein LOC133691644: MASPNGLTSSTTDSMLKNLFKFAMSGQWKEVVETYRRDPTACKARITKSGDTALHIAVNDGQEETVQALVDIISEQSKQSGTEVKEVLQIANKRGNTPLHLAASMGNVKMCTCIALLDRSLVGVRNNDNETPFFSAALHGKKEAFLRLHSICGIDEGRLYYRGKDGETILHVTISREYFDLSFQIIQLYGELVNFVDQRGTSPLHLLASKPTAFRSGSHLGGYKKIIYNCTFVEELRAEEVSNALQDQPSGQHVENHGYPENYETCYNFFWLLKKAFQVVLTKLYKDTKHQTGDTESQQGKQSATGAGGRILMPSNYNTFFEFVKFVSKAMLVILGSGSSEITKLEVKKKKHTWSVQIMRELLHKTIMYEYENDGSSPLPSKVDETRPYALGVGGRVTYSDMEELQENSQQMTKNDQVNKKNQRTGEDSQNKDGEGKEEKTSEIGKMKIQILTAEKDGVTEMLEKILNLFQVGDMDLDKRNIVLMTTKKPKAPAMEMRETPILIAAKNGIVEMVEKIIEKFPVAINDVNAEKKNIVLLSVENRQPHVYQFLLSLKRNIVKESIFRQVDSKGNSALHLAATLGDFKPWSIPGAALQMQWEIKWFEFVKDSMPPNFFVRYNKEGKTPRDIFTETHKDLVKSGGEWLTNTSESCSVVAALIATVAFATSSTVPGGVNEITGSPILEYQPAFKMFAISSLIALCCSVTSVVMFLAILTSRYQERDFGQDLPRKLLVGLTSLFISIASVLVSFCTGHFFVLRDELKYAAFPVYAVTCLPVTFFAVAQFPLYFDLTWATFKKVPQRSYMVVA; encoded by the exons ATGGCTTCTCCCAATGGATTAACGAGTTCCACTACGGATAGCATGTTGAAAAACTTGTTTAAATTTGCTATGAGTGGTCAATGGAAGGAAGTGGTTGAAACGTACAGGCGTGACCCAACAGCTTGCAAAGCAAGAATCACCAAGTCAGGAGACACAGCATTGCACATTGCAGTCAATGATGGCCAAGAAGAAACCGTCCAAGCTCTCGTAGATATAATTTCCGAGCAGTCCAAGCAGTCCGGTACTGAAGTTAAGGAAGTTCTTCAAATTGCAAATAAGCGAGGCAATACCCCTCTCCATCTAGCAGCTTCGATGGGGAATGTCAAGATGTGCACTTGCATTGCTCTTCTAGATCGATCTTTAGTGGGTGTCCGTAACAATGACAATGAGACCCCATTCTTCTCGGCTGCTTTGCATGGTAAAAAAGAAGCTTTCCTTCGTCTCCATAGTATTTGTGGCATTGATGAAGGCCGTTTATATTATAGGGGAAAGGATGGTGAAACTATCCTTCATGTTACCATCTCTCGAGAATACTTTG ATTTATCATTTCAAATTATTCAGTTGTATGGTGAGCTTGTTAACTTTGTTGACCAGCGAGGAACATCCCCTCTCCATCTCTTAGCAAGCAAGCCCACTGCCTTTAGAAGCGGTAGCCACCTTGGAGGCTACAAGAAGATCATATATAACT gtacatttgttgAAGAGCTTAGGGCCGAGGAAGTATCAAATGCTCTACAAGATCAGCCCTCCGGCCAGCACGTTGAAAATCACGGTTATCCAGAGAATTACGAAACATGCTATAATTTCTTCTGGCTGCTGAAAAAAGCCTTCCAAGTGG TACTAACGAAGCTTTATAAAGATACAAAACACCAGACAGGAGATACAGAGAGCCAACAAG GAAAGCAATCAGCCACTGGAGCTGGAGGACGCATATTAATGCCCTCCAATTATAATACCTTCTTTGAATTTGTCAAGTTTGTGTCCAAGGCAATGTTAGTCATTCTTGGATCAG GATCATCGGAGATAACAAAGTTAgaggtgaagaagaagaaacatacATGGTCTGTTCAGATAATGAGAGAACTTCTTCATAAAACCATCATGTATGAGTATGAGAATGATGGAAGTAGTCCCCTGCCAAGTAAAGTTGATGAAACGCGCCCTTATGCTCTTGGAGTTGGTGGTCGTGTCACGTACTCAGATATGGAGGAGCTACAGGAAAACTCCCAGCAAATGACAAAGAATGACCAAGTAAACAAAAAGAACCAAAGGACAGGAGAGGATAGCCAAAACAAGGATGGTGAAG GAAAGGAGGAAAAAACTTCTGAAATAGGAAAGATGAAGATACAGATACTAACAGCAGAAAAGGATGGTGTCACTGAAATGCTGGAGAAAATACTAAACCTTTTTCAAGTAGGAGACATGGACTTGGACAAAAGGAATATAGTGTTGATGACAACAAAGAAGCCCAAAGCCCCTGCAATGGAAATGAGGGAGACACCCATACTAATTGCGGCAAAGAATGGCATTGTAGAAATGGTGGAGAAAATCATTGAAAAGTTTCCTGTGGCAATAAATGACGTGAATGCGGAGAAGAAGAACATTGTTCTATTGTCTGTGGAAAACAGGCAACCACATGTATATCAGTTCTTGCTCTCGCTGAAGAGAAATATCGTGAAAGAAAGCATCTTCCGGCAAGTAGACAGCAAGGGGAATAGTGCGTTACACCTTGCTGCCACACTGGGAGACTTTAAGCCTTGGAGCATTCCAGGTGCTGCTTTACAGATGCAATGGGAGATCAAGTGGTTCGAG TTTGTCAAGGACTCGATGCCACCCAACTTCTTTGTTCGTTACAACAAGGAAGGAAAGACCCCGAGAGACATATTCACTGAGACCCACAAAGACCTCGTGAAAAGTGGTGGTGAATGGTTAACTAACACGTCTGAATCATGCTCCGTGGTAGCTGCACTGATTGCCACGGTAGCCTTCGCAACATCATCCACCGTCCCAGGTGGTGTCAATGAGATAACTGGAAGTCCAATTCTTGAATATCAACCCGCATTCAAAATGTTTGCTATCTCTTCTCTCATTGCTCTATGTTGCTCAGTCACGTCCGTGGTCATGTTTCTTGCAATACTAACTTCTCGATACCAAGAGAGGGATTTTGGCCAAGATTTGCCGAGGAAGCTTTTGGTTGGACTAACATCACTTTTTATATCCATAGCTTCTGTATTGGTATCATTTTGCACGGGACATTTCTTTGTGCTCAGAGATGAACTCAAGTATGCAGCATTTCCGGTATATGCAGTGACTTGCCTGCCAGTGACTTTCTTCGCCGTGGCACAGTTTCCCTTGTATTTTGATCTTACATGGGCAACCTTTAAGAAGGTGCCACAGCGTAGCTACATGGTGGTTGCCTAG